One window from the genome of Halostella litorea encodes:
- a CDS encoding DUF4129 domain-containing protein: MDRDALRPALIGVVCVLAIALAAATLTSPVDTGGGGGGITPASDTPDQQPSGVGDDDPGSSGGGNFGIDPICLQILSGPGPYLVLAVIVLGVGVPYYLRYGWLTGFGMAMAVGIPLLVLVVVLTAGCAGDFPAGQPGMNMTPTVGDGNGSSAPLGSGDGDVTDPTAPPVLILLVLGVAAVTVVGLYLASDDRDDEPQEEDAETAAEQREAIGRAAGRAADRIEDDVDVENEVYRAWREMTDHLDVDRPESSTPSEFADAAVEAGMSGSDVGELTRLFEEVRYGGASPTEDREQRAVAALRRIEGEYAADDSEAAGGDR, translated from the coding sequence GTGGATAGAGACGCCCTCCGCCCCGCCCTGATCGGCGTCGTCTGCGTGCTCGCCATCGCGCTGGCGGCGGCGACGCTCACCTCCCCCGTCGACACCGGCGGTGGGGGTGGCGGTATCACCCCCGCATCGGACACCCCCGACCAGCAACCGAGCGGCGTCGGCGACGACGACCCCGGTAGCTCGGGCGGCGGCAACTTCGGCATCGACCCGATCTGCCTACAGATACTCTCCGGGCCGGGCCCGTATCTGGTCCTCGCGGTCATCGTGCTCGGCGTCGGCGTGCCGTACTACTTGCGCTACGGCTGGTTGACCGGATTCGGGATGGCGATGGCCGTCGGTATTCCGCTGCTCGTGCTCGTGGTCGTGCTGACCGCGGGCTGTGCCGGCGACTTTCCCGCCGGACAGCCGGGGATGAACATGACCCCGACGGTCGGCGACGGGAACGGGTCGAGCGCGCCGCTGGGCAGCGGCGATGGGGACGTGACCGACCCGACCGCCCCGCCGGTGCTCATCCTGCTCGTCCTCGGCGTCGCCGCGGTCACGGTCGTCGGGCTCTACCTGGCCAGCGACGACCGCGACGACGAGCCACAGGAGGAGGACGCGGAGACCGCAGCCGAACAGCGGGAGGCGATCGGCCGCGCCGCCGGGCGGGCGGCGGACCGCATCGAGGACGACGTGGACGTGGAAAACGAGGTGTACCGCGCCTGGCGGGAGATGACCGACCACCTCGACGTGGACCGGCCCGAGTCGAGCACGCCGTCGGAGTTCGCCGACGCCGCCGTCGAGGCCGGCATGTCCGGGTCGGACGTGGGCGAACTGACGCGGCTGTTCGAGGAGGTTCGGTACGGCGGCGCGTCGCCGACCGAGGACCGCGAGCAGCGGGCCGTCGCGGCGCTGCGGCGGATCGAGGGGGAGTACGCTGCGGACGACAGCGAGGCCGCAGGGGGTGACCGATGA
- a CDS encoding DUF7269 family protein: MSRLRTLVAGFGLLAAAAGFVFVFVPSAAAGIGLTESIVVAVGFLALLQGYRVVSARRRSSTREFETPDPETRQELPTPGDGFDEGLAARKGRGWAARRHRVGDRLEEAAVDAITYAEDCSEATAREMLEAGTWTDDPQAAAMFSTGRPEGSTLWRRLRETFSMEPTFDRRARRAAHAVADLRGVDDRPEGESE; encoded by the coding sequence ATGAGCCGGCTCCGGACCCTCGTCGCGGGCTTCGGGCTCCTCGCCGCGGCGGCTGGCTTCGTCTTCGTGTTCGTGCCGTCGGCCGCAGCGGGGATCGGCCTGACCGAGAGCATCGTGGTGGCCGTCGGGTTCCTGGCCCTGCTGCAGGGGTATCGCGTCGTGAGCGCCCGGCGGCGGTCGTCGACCCGCGAGTTCGAGACGCCGGACCCGGAGACGCGACAGGAACTCCCGACGCCCGGCGACGGGTTCGACGAGGGGCTTGCCGCCCGGAAGGGCCGCGGCTGGGCCGCCCGCAGACACCGGGTCGGCGACCGCCTCGAAGAGGCCGCGGTCGACGCGATCACCTACGCCGAGGACTGCTCCGAGGCGACCGCACGCGAGATGCTTGAGGCCGGGACCTGGACCGACGACCCGCAGGCCGCGGCGATGTTCTCGACCGGCCGGCCCGAGGGGTCGACGCTGTGGCGGCGGCTCAGAGAGACGTTCTCCATGGAACCGACGTTCGACCGCCGCGCCCGCCGGGCCGCACACGCCGTCGCGGACCTCCGCGGCGTCGACGACCGACCGGAGGGGGAGTCGGAATGA
- a CDS encoding DUF58 domain-containing protein, translating to MTASATRTGSDETPAVDGNEDAAGTAADDAAADPVETHTTETRRWRGVSAIAFVAGGFGMALSRPSLLLAGVVGVAYAAYARAGTAPEVSLAVARTLSDRDPEPGDEVTVTVTVTNEGSSPLFDLRIVDGVPEALGVVDGVPRLGTALRPGESASFEYTVLATRGSHEFDRLTAIARGASGAVERRVRIPTNDGLSCQPSFDPVSSVALRSLTTRHAGRVETDDGGEGVEFHSTREYRAGDSLSRIDWNRHARTGELATLRFRKERSATVVLLLDVREEAYVRPDDDSPHAVDRGMTAATSVFPALLEAGNRVGVAAFGPTEVWLPPGLGADHRARAQELFTANPAFSPEVPDDPFYFSVRLRRLRKRFPDDAQVILFSPLCDDQVVRLARLLDAHGHLVTVLSPDPTSSATAGHRLAAAERAERITGLREGGIRVAELPAEMSTEAALARAGKRWSR from the coding sequence ATGACGGCGAGCGCTACGCGGACCGGGAGCGACGAGACCCCGGCCGTCGACGGGAACGAGGACGCGGCGGGGACGGCGGCCGACGACGCGGCGGCGGACCCGGTCGAGACACACACGACCGAGACCCGTCGCTGGCGCGGCGTCAGCGCCATCGCGTTCGTGGCGGGCGGGTTCGGCATGGCGCTTTCCCGGCCGTCGCTGCTGCTCGCGGGCGTCGTCGGCGTCGCGTACGCCGCCTACGCGCGGGCGGGAACCGCGCCGGAGGTGTCACTCGCCGTCGCCCGGACGCTCTCGGACCGCGACCCGGAGCCCGGTGACGAGGTGACCGTGACGGTCACCGTGACGAACGAGGGGTCGTCCCCGCTGTTCGACCTCCGGATCGTCGACGGCGTCCCGGAGGCGCTCGGTGTGGTCGACGGCGTCCCGCGGCTCGGCACGGCGCTCCGGCCGGGCGAGTCGGCGTCGTTCGAGTACACGGTGCTCGCGACCCGGGGCAGCCACGAGTTCGACCGGCTGACCGCCATCGCACGGGGGGCAAGCGGCGCGGTCGAGCGCCGGGTCCGCATCCCGACGAACGACGGGCTGTCGTGCCAGCCGTCGTTCGACCCGGTGTCGTCGGTCGCGCTCCGCTCGCTGACGACGCGCCACGCCGGCCGGGTCGAGACCGACGACGGCGGCGAGGGGGTCGAGTTCCACTCCACGCGGGAGTACCGCGCGGGCGACTCGCTCTCGCGCATCGACTGGAACCGCCACGCCCGCACCGGCGAACTGGCGACGCTCCGGTTCCGGAAGGAGCGCTCCGCGACGGTCGTGCTCCTGCTCGACGTCCGGGAGGAGGCGTACGTCCGGCCGGACGACGACAGCCCCCACGCCGTCGACCGCGGGATGACGGCCGCGACGTCTGTGTTCCCCGCGCTGCTGGAGGCCGGAAACCGCGTCGGGGTCGCCGCGTTCGGCCCGACGGAGGTGTGGCTCCCGCCCGGCCTCGGCGCGGACCACCGCGCGCGGGCACAGGAGCTGTTCACCGCGAACCCGGCCTTCTCGCCGGAGGTGCCCGACGACCCGTTCTACTTCTCGGTCAGGCTGCGGCGGCTCCGCAAGCGCTTCCCCGACGACGCGCAGGTGATCCTGTTCTCGCCGCTGTGTGACGACCAGGTCGTCCGGCTGGCCCGGCTGCTCGACGCCCACGGCCACCTCGTCACGGTGCTTAGCCCGGACCCGACGTCGTCGGCGACCGCGGGCCACCGGCTGGCCGCCGCGGAACGCGCCGAGCGGATCACCGGGCTCCGTGAGGGCGGCATCAGGGTCGCCGAGCTACCGGCGGAGATGAGCACCGAGGCGGCGCTTGCCCGCGCCGGCAAGAGGTGGTCGCGGTGA
- a CDS encoding DUF7519 family protein gives MTVEIDRLPPVNSGMAAVVVASLCTALLGLYSLYAAPFGALAMVAAAGTTFRGWRRAATLTGVFLFLGAMVSGVLGAPTVVVVAGVGGSVVAWDLLDNAVSLGEQLGREADTSRAELVHAAGSVSVGAVVSLCSYGLYQVAGGGRPLAALVFLLLGAVALTSVLRS, from the coding sequence GTGACCGTCGAGATAGACCGGCTGCCGCCGGTCAACAGCGGGATGGCGGCGGTCGTCGTGGCGAGCCTGTGTACGGCGCTGCTGGGGCTGTACTCGCTCTACGCCGCGCCGTTCGGCGCGCTCGCGATGGTCGCGGCCGCCGGGACGACGTTCCGCGGCTGGCGGCGGGCGGCGACGCTCACCGGCGTCTTCCTGTTCCTCGGGGCGATGGTCTCGGGGGTGCTTGGCGCGCCGACCGTCGTCGTCGTGGCCGGCGTCGGCGGCTCGGTCGTCGCCTGGGACCTCCTCGACAACGCCGTCTCGCTGGGCGAACAGCTCGGCCGCGAGGCCGACACGAGCCGGGCCGAACTGGTCCACGCGGCCGGCAGCGTCTCGGTCGGCGCGGTCGTCTCGCTGTGCAGTTACGGCCTGTATCAGGTCGCCGGCGGGGGCCGCCCGCTCGCGGCGCTCGTGTTCCTCCTGCTCGGGGCCGTGGCGCTGACGTCCGTGCTGCGGTCCTGA